The window TGACCGGCCTCACGGTCCGCCGCTGACCGGCTGGGCACTTCCCGCCCCGAACCGGGTAGGAATGTGCCCGCTGGGCGGGCACATTCCTACCCGAATCGGGGCCTGTTGTGCCCAGCCTCAGGCCGGCGCGCCGGCCACGCAGGCCGTGCCGATCCTGCGGAACCCGGCCCGGGCGTAGATGCGGCCGATAGCGGGACTCCCGGCCGACAGGAAACAGGTACCGACGCCGCGACGGTAGGCGTCGGCGGTCAGCCGGGCGGTCACCGCCGCTCCGATCCCCCGCCGACGGTAGGCCGGAAGCGTGGCCACACCGGTGATCTCACTGACATCGTCGCGGGGTGAGTGACTGCCGCCGCCGACCGCGCCGCGGTCGGTGAAAGCACCGGCGAGGGCGACGTCACCGCGCGCGATGCGCTCACGGGTACGCCGGTGCACGTCGGGGAGCGTGGCCTCCGCGGCGCTGCGCTCGCGGTCCCCCACCGCACCCACCGAGGTTCCGGGCGTGGTGAAACCGAGCCCGATCGCCGTCTGCACCGAAGGCAGGTCCGGGTCGTCGGCGGTGAGCATCCGGACCCGGACGTCCGGCGGTGCGGGCGCGGAGCCGGTGTCCACCCGGTGCACCATCAACGGCAGCCGGTACACGGCCATCCCGGTGGCCCGCACCGTGTCGACCAGGCCGGGTCGCAGCTCGTCGACCCATTCGAACGCCTCCGGCAGACCCAGCTCGCGTTGCCGGGTGCGCACCGCCACCACGTCCGCCGGCCGGATCGCGGTGTCCGTGTCGATGGCACCCGCCGCCGGGCGGGCGTAGAACGGGAAGTCCGCGGTGGACACGAACAGGGTGAACGGGCCGATCGTCTCGACGGTCGCCGAAGCTCGGGGCACCGTGTCGTAGTACGACTCGATGGGATACAGCTCGGCGACGGTCGTCGGCATGTCGCCGATCCTGTCCGGCGACCCCGTCGCGGTCAAGGCGGGCCGCGTCAGGGCGGTCCCTGAGCCGGAATTCAGGGTGTCCACCGGAGGTGCGGGCGGCGGCGGGCGGGCAGGGTGGTGGACAACGCGGACCGACCCGGAGTACCGGCCACCCGGCCGGTCAGGTACCGCGAACGCTCGAAGGAGCCACCGCCGTGCACACACTGGGCAAGATCGTCGTCGTCATCCTCGCCGTCTGGCTCGCGGTCAGCGTGCTGGGATTTTTGATCAAGGGCCTGTTCTGGCTCGGTGTTCTCGGTGGGCTCGCCTTCCTGGTCACCGCCGCGCTCGGAAGCCGCGGCAAGCTCCGCCACCGGGTCTGAGCGATCGGCCGCCTCAGC is drawn from Nakamurella deserti and contains these coding sequences:
- a CDS encoding GNAT family N-acetyltransferase encodes the protein MPTTVAELYPIESYYDTVPRASATVETIGPFTLFVSTADFPFYARPAAGAIDTDTAIRPADVVAVRTRQRELGLPEAFEWVDELRPGLVDTVRATGMAVYRLPLMVHRVDTGSAPAPPDVRVRMLTADDPDLPSVQTAIGLGFTTPGTSVGAVGDRERSAAEATLPDVHRRTRERIARGDVALAGAFTDRGAVGGGSHSPRDDVSEITGVATLPAYRRRGIGAAVTARLTADAYRRGVGTCFLSAGSPAIGRIYARAGFRRIGTACVAGAPA